From Paenarthrobacter sp. A20:
TCCTTTCGACAGGATCCGCCAAGGAAAAGTCGAGATTGAATTCAGCCACCTCCACGAGGCTGCGCTGGAAAACGAGCACAACGGACCTTCCGAGGAGGCCTAATGGATATTGACATGAGCGCACTGAGACTCCTGGAGCGTGAGCGTGAAATCCCGCTGGATCTCCTGATTCCCACCATCGAGCAAGCATTGCTGGTGGCGTACCACAAGACGCCCGGCGCCTTCGAGAAGGCTCGCGCGGAGCTGGACCGCAAGAGCGGTCACGTGACCATCTGGGCCACTGAGATCGACGACGACGGCGAGCCGATCGGCGAGTTCGAGGACACCCCGGCCGGTTTCGGCCGCATCGCTGCCAGCACGGCACGCCAGATCATCCTGCAGCGTCTTCGCGACGTTGAGGATGACAATGTGCTGGGCGAGTTCAAGGGCCGTGAAGGCGAACTTGTGGCCGGCATGATCCAGCAGGGCAACAACCCGCACATGATCCAAGTCAACCTTGGGTCTGTTGAGGCACTGCTGCCGCCGCCCGAGCAGGTTCCCGGCGAGAAGTACCTCCACGGAAGCCGCCTGCGCGCTTTCGTGGTGGATGTCCACCGTGGTGCCAAGGGTCCGTCCATCACGCTGTCCCGTTCGCACCCCGGACTGGTCCGCAAGTTGTTTGAAATGGAAGTTCCGGAGATCGCGGACCACTCCGTGGAGATTGTGGCACTTGCCCGCGAAGCCGGCCACCGCACCAAGATTGCCGTCAAGGCGAACACTCCGGGCGTTAACGCCAAGGGTGCCTGCATCGGTGAAATGGGTTCGCGCGTCCGTGCCGTCATGACGGAACTGAACGATGAAAAGATCGACATCGTCGACTTCAGCGATGACCCGGCAACCTTCATCGCCAACTCCCTGTCGCCGTCGCGAGTGAATTCCGTCACTATTACCGACGAGGCAACCCGTTCAGCCCGCGTAGTGGTGCCCGATTACCAGCTTTCGCTGGCGATCGGCAAAGAGGGTCAGAACGCCCGGCTCGCAGCAAAGCTGACCGGTTGGCGGATCGATATCATCTCTGACGCCGCTCCGGCGAAGGTCGACTAACACTCCAACCGGCGGCCCATGCCGCCGGTTCCGCGCCGCGCTTGCGGCGTACCTGGTTTCGGGAGTGCGGGGCCGGGGGGCTAGACTAGATGGAACCGGGCTTACGTCCGGTATCCGCGCGCTTTGGCGTGCCTCAGCTGCGTTTGCAGGACCGGGGCCCGTCGGGCGCCAGAAGCGTAAGGCAGGTTGGACACGTCGTGGCTGAACTGCTGGAACACGGCCAGGGGCCTGTTCGCACGTGTATCGGATGCCGGAAGCAAGGCTCCCGGTCCGAGCTTGTCCGGCTGGTCGCCCAAGGCGGCGGTTCGTCCGCTGTCCTGGTGGATGAACGACGCCGGATGGCCGGCAGGGGTGCGTGGCTGCACCCCAGCGAAAAGTGCTTGGCATTGGCGATCAAGCGGCGCGCTTTCGGAAGGGCCCTTGCAGGCGCTGCCGAAACGGGCGCCGTTGAAAGATATCTGATGCCGGGCACGCCACTTGTGGAGGCCCAGGCCGCCACGGGAAAACCGTCCAAACCTGAAAGCGGGTCAGAAAACTGATGGAAACCCGATGAGTTCCCAGCGATGAGTGCGTAACGATGACAACTTTGTTGCGCTCTGCAATGGGCCTTTCTGTCGCGATTGCGACAAGGGCCCGCAGTAAGAAGTAGACGGTTCGTGCCTGGCTCGGTGCGGACCGAGACAGGAGAAATGTGGCCAAGGTCCGCGTACATGAGCTCGCTAAAGAGCTCGGTATTACTTCCAAAGATGCAGTAACAAAACTGCAGGAATTGGGCGAATTCGTTCGCTCCGCCTCTTCCACCATTGAGGCCCCCGTCGTGAAGAAGCTTCGCGACGCCTATCCGGGTGCCGGTGCCGCAAAGGCCGCCGCTCCCGCAGCTGCTCCGGCGGCAACCCGTCCCGCAGCATCACGTCCGGCCGCTCCGGCTCCCGGACCTGCAGCACCCAAGGCTCCGGCCCCGGCGCCTGCAGCGGCTGCTCCGGCAGCTCCTGCTCCCGCGGCACCGGCTCCGGCAGCACCCGCGGCTCCCGCCGCGTCCACCCCGGTCTCTGCCAAGCCCGGCGCCCGTCCTGCTCCCAAGGCAGAGACTCCGGCTCCGGCACGTCAGGGTGGCCAGGCTCCGCGTCCGGGCGGTCCCCGTCCGGGCAACAACCCGTTTGCTACGTCCCAGGGCATGCCCCGCGGCCGTGGTGGCGATGGCGATCGTCCGCCGCGTCCGGGCAACAACCCGTTTGCTCCGTCGCAGGGTATGCCCCGTGGTGAGCGCCGCAACGACGGCGAACGCCCCGGCGGTCCCCGTCCCGCGGCCGGCACAGGCGGTCCCCGTCCCGCAGCGGGCACCGGTGGTCCCCGTCCGGGTGCTCCGCGTCCCGGTGCACCCCGTCCGGGTGCTCCGCGTCCCGCCGGTGGTCCCGGTGGCGGAAACCGTCCTACTCCGGGCATGATGCCCAACCGCACTGAGCGTCCGGCTCCCGGTGGCGCAGGCCGTCCGGGTGGCGCAGGCCGTCCCGGTGGCGGACCCGGTCGTCCGGGTGGCGCACCTGGTACAGGTACCGGTGGCGGCGCTCCCGCCGGCGGTGGCTTCGGCAAGGGTGGCCGCGGTCGCGGTGGCACCCAGGGTGCCTTCGGCAAGGGCGGTGCCGGTCGCGGCAAGCAGCGCAAGTCGAAGCGTGCAAAGCGCCAGGAACTGGAGCAGATGAGTGCTCCGTCGCTGGGCGGCGTATCAGTACCCCGCGGTGATGGCGAGACCATCATCCGTCTGCGTCGTGGCTCGTCCATCACGGACTTTGCCGAGAAGATCGATGCGAACCCCGCGTCGCTCGTGACCGTGCTGTTCCACCTCGGTGAGATGGCCACGGCTACGCAGTCCCTCGACGAAGACACCTTTGGCCTGCTTGGTGCCGAACTTGGCTACAAGCTCCAGGTTGTTTCCCCTGAGGACGAAGAGCGCGAGCTGCTGGACCAGTTCGACATCAACATCCAGGACGAACTCGACGCCGAAGGCGACGACGTCCTCGAAGCCCGTGCGCCGGTTGTCACCGTCATGGGTCACGTTGACCACGGTAAGACCCGCCTGTTGGACGCCATCCGCAACTCGAACGTTGTGGCCGGCGAGCACGGTGGAATCACCCAGCACATCGGTGCTTACCAGATCAGCCACGTCCACGAGGGCACGGCCCGCGACATCACCTTCATTGACACCCCCGGTCACGAGGCCTTCACGGCCATGCGTGCACGTGGTGCCAAGGTCACCGATATCGCGATCCTGGTTGTCGCAGCCGACGACGGCGTTATGCCGCAGACGGTGGAAGCACTCAACCACGCGCAGGCAGCAAATGTGCCGATCGTCGTCGCGGTGAACAAGATCGACAAGGAAGGCGCCAACCCTGACAAGGTCAAGGGCCAGCTGACCGAGTACGGCCTGGTTCCCGAAGAATACGGTGGCGACACCATGTTCGTTGAGGTCTCTGCACGCCAGAACCTCAATATCGACGAACTGATCGACGCTGTCCTGCTGACGGCCGATGCCGCCTTGGATCTGCGTGCCAACCCGGACAAGGACGCTCGAGGCATTGCCATCGAAGCGAACCTCGACAAGGGCCGCGGTGCTGTTGCCACCGTCCTGGTGCAGTCCGGTACCTTGGCCGTGGGCGACACGATCGTGGCCGGTACGGCTCACGGCCGCGTCCGCGCCATGTTCGACGAGAACGGCGAGGCACTTGATGTCGCACTGCCGTCCCGCCCGGTCCAGGTCCTCGGCCTGTCCAACGTGCCGCGTGCAGGTGACACCTTCCTGGTGACTCCTGACGAGCGTACGGCCCGCCAGATCGCCGAGAAGCGTGAAGCTGCCGACCGCAACGCCGCACTGGCCAAGCGCCGCAAGCGCATCAGCCTGGAAGACTTCGACCAGGCCGTTGCAGAAGGCAAGATCGACACCCTCAACCTCATCCTCAAGGGTGACGTGTCCGGTGCCGTGGAAGCCCTCGAAGACGCCTTGCTCAAGATCGACGTCGGAGACGACGACGTTCAGCTCCGTGTCATCCACCGCGGTGTGGGTGCCATCACGCAGAACGACGTCAACCTCGCAACGGTGGACAACGCCATCATCATCGGCTTCAACGTCAAGCCGGCAGAGCGCGTTGCTGAACTGGCTGACCGCGAAGGCGTGGATATGCGCTTCTACTCGGTCATCTACGCAGCAATCGATGACATTGAGATGGCTCTCAAGGGCATGCTCAAGCCGGAATACGAAGAGGTCCAGCTCGGTACTGCCGAGGTCCGTGAAGTCTTCCGTTCCTCCAAGTTCGGCAACATCGCAGGCTCGATCGTCCGCACGGGCATCATCCGCCGTAACACGAAGGCACGTGTCAGCCGCGACGGCAAGGTCATCGGTGACAACCTCACCGTTGAGACGCTCAAGCGCTTCAAGGATGACGCAACCGAAGTCCGTACCGACTTCGAGTGTGGTATTGGTCTTGGCTCCTTCAACGACATCAACGAAGGCGACATCATCGAGACCTTCGAGATGCGCGAAAAGCCGCGCGTCTAGGTTCCGTTTGGAACGGGTCCGTCGGGTTGCCCCGGCGGACCCGTTCCGTCCCCGTTTCTACTTTCCAGGAGGAAGTCATGGCTGATCCCGCACGCGCTGCCAAGCTGGCACAGCGGATTAAGGTCGTCGTCGCAGAAGCCCTCGGACGTCGCGTGAAGGATCCTCGTGTCGAGTCCATCACGGTGACCGACGCCCGCGTCACCAACGACCTTCAGCACGCCACCATCTACTACACCGTCTTCGGTGACGAGGTAGCCCACGCTGATGCCGCCCGTGCCTTGGAAAAGGCCAAGGGTGTGCTGCGGCAGGAAGTTGGCCGCAACATCACGGTCCGGCTCACCCCGACCCTCGAGTTCGTTGCCGACCAGATTCCGGTCAACGCCTCGAACCTTGAGGAGTTGCTGCGTGAAGCCAAGCGTCGCGACGCCGAGGTGGCCGCTTTGGCTGCCAGCGCCAAGCATGCAGGCGAAGCAGACCCCTACAAGGGCGACGCCCCTGAAGACATCGACGAGGACGACTTCGACGAAGAGGACACAGACCTCTCCGGCGACAACGAACTCGACGAAGACGCCAACCGCTAGAACCTCTGTGTTTTTTGTACAGCTCATGCCCCTAAGACTGCGTTTTAGGGGCATGAGCTGTACTCAAACTCGTTAGGATCAGAGCATGTCGGCGCACAGTGCTCAGCAGCGTGATGAATACCTGAACCGGGCTATCCGCCTGGCGGTGCAGAACGTTTCCGACGGCGGCGGTCCTTTCGGCGCCGTCGTGGTCACCCCGGACGGAACTGTCCATGAGGGAGTGAACCGGGTGACACGTGACCACGACCCCACCGCCCATGCCGAAGTGGTGGCGATTCGTCGGGCAGCGGCCGCAATGCAGAAGTTCGACCTCAGCGGTGCCGTGCTCTATGCCAGTTGCGAGCCCTGCCCACTGTGTTTGTCGGCTACCCTGTGGGCCAGGATCGGTCACGTCTACTTCGCAGCGGACAGGCATGGTGCTGCCCGGGCGGGCTTTGATGACGCCGTGTTCTACGAATACTTCGCCGGTACCAGGCCTGAGCTGCTTCCGGTAGAGCAGGCGGAGGTGGCCGCATCCGGTGACCCGTTCGAAGCCTGGCTGAACCACTCCCGCCGGACCGCCTACTAGTCCGAATGACCAGTACCGCCGCGGTGCTAAACGGTCGCTGGCAGGCGCCTGACGCCGTCGAGCAGGTCTTGCTGCCCACCGCAAAGGGCGATCCTGATCCAACCCTCGCCGATGGACCCGAACGCAGTTCCCGGCGCGAACGACACCCCGGAATCCGCCAGGAATTTGCGCACCCAGGTGCGGACATCCCCATCGCTGACGTGCGACACATCGGCCCACAAATAGAACGCTCCTTGTGCACCCAGATAGCGGATACCCTTCTCCGACAGCACGGCCGAAGCCGCGTCCCGGTTGCTGCGGTAGTGTTCGCGCGCGTTGGAAACGTAGTCCTGGGGTCCGGTCAGCGCAGCCAGCGCAGCGTACTGCGACGGTGAGGCGACGCAGGAAACGATCGCCTCCATGACATTGTTCATCTTTTGTTCCAGGCCCGGCGGGCAAACCAATGCCCCGATACGCAGGCCCGTGAGCCCATACGTTTTGGACAAGGTCATGGACGTGAACACGCGGGCTTCGCCGGGAACATCGCTGTCGAAGCGGGCCGGACTGATATGCGGGACGTCGAAGGTGAAGGCTTCGTAGCACTCGTCCGAAATGATCCAAAGATCATGCCGCACAGCCAGGTCCACCAGTTGGCGGGTGGCATCTTCGCTGATGACTGCCCCCAAGGGGTTGGAGGGCGAGTTCAGCATCAAGACCTTGGTCCGGGGCGTGATGAGTGCCTCGATGTCCTCGATATGCGGCTGGAAGTCGTTTTGAGGGTACAGCGGATACCGCACAGGTACCGCGTGGAGGAGGCGGCTCGTCATGGCAAAGGTGGGGTAGCCGGGGTTGGGAATGAGGATCTCATCTCCGGGGGAGAGCAGGAGGCTCATGGCGAAGTGCAGGCCTTGCTGGGCTCCGTCCACCACATAGACGCGCTCCGCCCCGATCTGAACACGTTGCTGTTCGCGGAAACGGGCTGCGAAGGCTTCACGGAGCGCCGGAATCCCGGCGTTCGGTGTGTAGTTGGTCTCATCACGGTCAAGGCAGGCAATGCCGGCGTCCAGGACATGGCGGGGGAGGGCAAACCCCGGTTCCCCGATGCTGAGGACGATCGCGCCGGGCGTCGCCCAGGCGGCCTCGGTGATCTCACGGATCTGGTTCACTGGGACGTCGCGCACGTGCGGGGCAAGCTCAGGCATGGGAGCCATCCTAGCCACCCATATACTGGTAAGCGTGCTTTCTGGACTGGTAATCGTTGACAAACCGCAGGGATGGACCAGCCATGATGTGGTTGGCCGGATGCGGCGGCTGGCTGGTACCCGGAAAGTGGGGCACGCGGGGACCCTGGATCCCATGGCCACAGGTGTCCTGGTGCTCGGCATTAATAAGGCGACCCGCCTGCTGACCTACATCGTGGGCACGTCCAAGACGTACACCGCCACCATCAGGCTCGGTGAAACCACTATCACCGACGACGCCGAAGGCGACGTTACGGAGGCCCGCAGCGCTGCGGATGTCACAGACGACGCCATCGCGGCCGGTGTTGCCGCGCTCACAGGCCCCATCCAACAGGTGCCCAGCAGCGTCAGCGCCATCAAAGTCAACGGTGAACGCTCCTACGCCCGTGTCCGCTCGGGCGAAGAGGTCAAGCTCGCCGCCCGCCCGGTCACCATTCACCGCTTCGTGGTCCACTCCATCACCAGGGTCGACGGCGGCAGGGTAGTTGACGTCGACGTCACCGTGGAATGCTCTTCGGGAACGTACATCAGGGCCCTGGCCCGGGACCTCGGCAAGGACTTGGCTGTCGGCGGACACCTCACGGCACTTCGAAGGACCCACGTGGGTCC
This genomic window contains:
- the rbfA gene encoding 30S ribosome-binding factor RbfA, which encodes MADPARAAKLAQRIKVVVAEALGRRVKDPRVESITVTDARVTNDLQHATIYYTVFGDEVAHADAARALEKAKGVLRQEVGRNITVRLTPTLEFVADQIPVNASNLEELLREAKRRDAEVAALAASAKHAGEADPYKGDAPEDIDEDDFDEEDTDLSGDNELDEDANR
- the nusA gene encoding transcription termination factor NusA; translation: MDIDMSALRLLEREREIPLDLLIPTIEQALLVAYHKTPGAFEKARAELDRKSGHVTIWATEIDDDGEPIGEFEDTPAGFGRIAASTARQIILQRLRDVEDDNVLGEFKGREGELVAGMIQQGNNPHMIQVNLGSVEALLPPPEQVPGEKYLHGSRLRAFVVDVHRGAKGPSITLSRSHPGLVRKLFEMEVPEIADHSVEIVALAREAGHRTKIAVKANTPGVNAKGACIGEMGSRVRAVMTELNDEKIDIVDFSDDPATFIANSLSPSRVNSVTITDEATRSARVVVPDYQLSLAIGKEGQNARLAAKLTGWRIDIISDAAPAKVD
- the truB gene encoding tRNA pseudouridine(55) synthase TruB — protein: MLSGLVIVDKPQGWTSHDVVGRMRRLAGTRKVGHAGTLDPMATGVLVLGINKATRLLTYIVGTSKTYTATIRLGETTITDDAEGDVTEARSAADVTDDAIAAGVAALTGPIQQVPSSVSAIKVNGERSYARVRSGEEVKLAARPVTIHRFVVHSITRVDGGRVVDVDVTVECSSGTYIRALARDLGKDLAVGGHLTALRRTHVGPYSLEQARTLEELAEDLEVLEMSLAARALMPNRELSEEETTEISFGRRIAAGPGAGTPDAATAENPAAAFAPSGELVALLADTGSFAKPVLVFAPGTGPGSSTGEGTGQAN
- the infB gene encoding translation initiation factor IF-2, producing the protein MAKVRVHELAKELGITSKDAVTKLQELGEFVRSASSTIEAPVVKKLRDAYPGAGAAKAAAPAAAPAATRPAASRPAAPAPGPAAPKAPAPAPAAAAPAAPAPAAPAPAAPAAPAASTPVSAKPGARPAPKAETPAPARQGGQAPRPGGPRPGNNPFATSQGMPRGRGGDGDRPPRPGNNPFAPSQGMPRGERRNDGERPGGPRPAAGTGGPRPAAGTGGPRPGAPRPGAPRPGAPRPAGGPGGGNRPTPGMMPNRTERPAPGGAGRPGGAGRPGGGPGRPGGAPGTGTGGGAPAGGGFGKGGRGRGGTQGAFGKGGAGRGKQRKSKRAKRQELEQMSAPSLGGVSVPRGDGETIIRLRRGSSITDFAEKIDANPASLVTVLFHLGEMATATQSLDEDTFGLLGAELGYKLQVVSPEDEERELLDQFDINIQDELDAEGDDVLEARAPVVTVMGHVDHGKTRLLDAIRNSNVVAGEHGGITQHIGAYQISHVHEGTARDITFIDTPGHEAFTAMRARGAKVTDIAILVVAADDGVMPQTVEALNHAQAANVPIVVAVNKIDKEGANPDKVKGQLTEYGLVPEEYGGDTMFVEVSARQNLNIDELIDAVLLTADAALDLRANPDKDARGIAIEANLDKGRGAVATVLVQSGTLAVGDTIVAGTAHGRVRAMFDENGEALDVALPSRPVQVLGLSNVPRAGDTFLVTPDERTARQIAEKREAADRNAALAKRRKRISLEDFDQAVAEGKIDTLNLILKGDVSGAVEALEDALLKIDVGDDDVQLRVIHRGVGAITQNDVNLATVDNAIIIGFNVKPAERVAELADREGVDMRFYSVIYAAIDDIEMALKGMLKPEYEEVQLGTAEVREVFRSSKFGNIAGSIVRTGIIRRNTKARVSRDGKVIGDNLTVETLKRFKDDATEVRTDFECGIGLGSFNDINEGDIIETFEMREKPRV
- a CDS encoding YlxR family protein gives rise to the protein MAELLEHGQGPVRTCIGCRKQGSRSELVRLVAQGGGSSAVLVDERRRMAGRGAWLHPSEKCLALAIKRRAFGRALAGAAETGAVERYLMPGTPLVEAQAATGKPSKPESGSEN
- a CDS encoding pyridoxal phosphate-dependent aminotransferase → MPELAPHVRDVPVNQIREITEAAWATPGAIVLSIGEPGFALPRHVLDAGIACLDRDETNYTPNAGIPALREAFAARFREQQRVQIGAERVYVVDGAQQGLHFAMSLLLSPGDEILIPNPGYPTFAMTSRLLHAVPVRYPLYPQNDFQPHIEDIEALITPRTKVLMLNSPSNPLGAVISEDATRQLVDLAVRHDLWIISDECYEAFTFDVPHISPARFDSDVPGEARVFTSMTLSKTYGLTGLRIGALVCPPGLEQKMNNVMEAIVSCVASPSQYAALAALTGPQDYVSNAREHYRSNRDAASAVLSEKGIRYLGAQGAFYLWADVSHVSDGDVRTWVRKFLADSGVSFAPGTAFGSIGEGWIRIALCGGQQDLLDGVRRLPATV
- a CDS encoding nucleoside deaminase: MSAHSAQQRDEYLNRAIRLAVQNVSDGGGPFGAVVVTPDGTVHEGVNRVTRDHDPTAHAEVVAIRRAAAAMQKFDLSGAVLYASCEPCPLCLSATLWARIGHVYFAADRHGAARAGFDDAVFYEYFAGTRPELLPVEQAEVAASGDPFEAWLNHSRRTAY